The window ACGTCATGCCTATGAGAATGGCTTGTGGGGATTTGCTCGCTTCTTCATGCTGGCTAAGGCTACCCTTCGCTGTCCTCCTCGGGGTGGTAAAAGAAAAGTTATGTTGTGAAGCAAATTTTGTCTTCACGCCTTGAACGTTGGTTAGATGGACATTATGGTACTGTGGCTTGATGTAAGGGCTGAGACGAACTCTAACCACGTTTCAGTGAATGCCTCAAACATCTCTACTGCCAATACTCGAGGATCGTTGAGGTTGGCTTCAGAAAGGGCGATACAGTAATGCACTTCAGGCCTTGCGTTCACAAGGATGTGCCTCTCATGCTAGTAGTGAAGCTTTGGAGGAGTTAGTACATCGTCATCCACTGTCTTTCACGTGTATCTCCATAGTGAAGAATCAGAACATGAGGATGACTCAATGATGGACGAACTAGATGCAAGCTTTCTAGATGATCCAGTCATGGCAGATGTTGCCTTCAAAGAAGCCCCAGAGATTGTGACAGCCAGTAGAGATGGTGAGAAACAGTTCACACTGAATTGGATGCAGAGGAAATGTAGAGTCTACTTTCACACAGTGTATCTCATTGTATTGTATAATTTATTATCCAACCTCTATTATCATAGGCAACAACTCTGAATCGTTTTTGACAGCAAGCAGGCTAGAAAATAGTCCTGAAGAAGCTGTGAATGaacgtgttgtgtgtgatgttgaCTGTATAATCCAGCTTCTGGGCAAAATCTGCAGACAACCAAATTGCCAGGCATCAATTTCTTATAAAAGAATAACATAGGGTGTACACTGAACATCCAGTGGAAATGTCTGCAAGGGCACAGTGGCAAATGGAGCAGTTCCAAGAGATGCTACTCCAGAAATGGGTACCCTTTTTTTGTTAACAATCTCTTGATGGTATCTTCAATTCTTTTGTCTGGCAACAACTTCAGCAAAATTGCTCTTTTCTGTACATCGTTCAATCTGCAACACATCAAACAACCATTTTCTATAAAGTACAAAGACATTATCTATGTCCAACAATTGAGAGCTATTGGAATAAACAGATAGGAAAAATTTTGTCAGCAATCAGTGATAAACCTCTAGTTGTTAGTGGAGATGGACGAAATGATTCCCCAGGATTCTCAGCACAGTACTGTCTGTACTCAGTCATGGACAATGAAACAAACTGTATCATTCATTATCATTGAAGTACAGGTTGTAGATAAGAGAGAAGTGGACCTGAAGTCAGTACGGATGGAAAAGCTAGGGCTTCAACGTGCTCTTGCAGCTCTGAAGGGTACAGTCAACATAGTTGAACTTGTCACCGATGCGTCGACATCTATTGCTGCGATGATGTGTCAGTATTTGACTGTCAGTCACAATTTAGTCTAACTATGTGTAAGTTTTTTTCCTTGTAGCTCGGGACCTAGAGTACAAGAACATATTTCATTCGTTGGATGTCTGGCATAAGGCTAAGAAATTGGCCAAAACCTTGTCAGAGGTAACTGTTTTCATTGCTATAGTGATTTTGGTTATAACACCACATTTAGGCATCAAAGAAGAAAGGAATGGGAAGTCTGAGAGAATGGAAGCGTTCCATCATCAACCATTTCTGGTGGTGTTGTGCACAATGTGATGGTAATGTGGAGACATTGACGGTACTCCACTAATTTCACTAATGAAAAGTTATAGAAATTTATGTCATTCTTCTTTTATTTAACTACATAGAATAGATGGGTTTCTGTTCTGCACCATGTCAGCGGTGAGCATGAATGGGCTACAGGGCAATGTCACCACAGTACATTGACAGCTGACGATGTGAACGAACAAGGGAAACAGCCTATATCTGTTGACTCGGCACCAATGCAGATGCTACGTGACATTGTACTGAACAGCAGGTGGCTAAATACACTTGGGTACTATATCAGATGCAGGTTCCATTTATACTTCTCTATGCACTAGATCCCATGCTTGCTTATAGGCACACTGGCTTACTAGAGAGCTACCATAACTTGGTCTTGAAGTATGCATCAAAGAGAACTTGTTACAGGTACAGTGGCATGCGTGCTTTTTTGTATCTCTTTATATCACCATGAACTTTCCATCAGGTACAATGCATTCAGAGCACGCTGTTTGCTGGCAGCAATTGATCATAACCACCACATTACTCGGGAATACAAAGAGCACCAAAGTACTAGAGAAACAAAGTTCCACCGTAAATACAACAAGTCATCTGGCCAGTGGACAGTCACCAaagtcaaagtcaacaaaacaTACAGCTACTTACCTGAATTGACGAGAAGATGCCTCCAGATGTGAATGTCAGCGTCAGGGACAATAGATGACAGAACGCAAATCGCTGCAGAACATCCTTGTCACATTGCTCCTACAATAGCTCCAATACCACCACCTCCAACAGCAAAGTTAATTCAGAGACAAAGTAGTCGTGCagcagggttctcgctacgTGGGTCGGCGCGGGTCGGACGAGCCCACAGTTGCCGGCTTCCGCCCCACCAGCGGCCTTGCCCGACCCTTGCTGTGTGGATGAACGCCTAAAAcgcttttgtactgtagtcatCTTTGTATTATCCGGGTATCCGTCAATTTGTTGCTTCCCCGGCTTTGACTTTGTTTACGACAGGTCTATTCGTCGGTTCTTCAAGCCTGCTGATGCTCTTTCGTCGCCGAAACGACCAAGACTACAAAGCGATTCGTCCAGCAAATCGGACGTCGAAATCTCGGTCGAGTTGGAAGAGGAAGTCGCACAGTCCAGCAATGAAAGCGTAGTCGAGCTGCTGTCAACAGCTGACTTTCTGGGCAAGAGTTCCTCTTCAAAGCAGTCGTCGCGTTTGCGAAAATCGTCTTCGTCGACGTCATCGAAGCAGGCGGTGAGATTTCGTTCCGAGTGGCGAGTTGGTCGAACGGAATGGCTTCGTTACGACAGCCAAAGCAAAGGCATGCTTTGCGTTTTGTGTCAGAAGCATGACAAGACCGCCGATCTTACAGACTGAAGGAAGATACGTTAGATGCTTTATTACGGATCGCAGTGGAAGGTCCAGATGTTGCCGAGTTTCCCTTTCACTCGGCTGTGAAACTGTGGGCCAAGAAAAAAAGAGACGTATCTTTCACGATAGGTGATAAGCTTAGTCATTATGGTTACTCTCGCACAATTCGATTGGCGAATAAAAGTACAAAAATGACCGCGCCTACTAAAAACAAGACCAGGCCCCCCCAAAATTTATCCACGACTTCGGCGCCGACCCACTGACTACTTCtcctggcgagaacactgtgCAGGTAATCTGTTGAAAAGATAAAGataaacacaacagcaactgaaaGCTGCAGCATCCTGTTTGTTAGGAGAGACAGCATTGTAGAAGACTGTGTATATAGATACCCAATGTGGCAGCGGAAGGTACTGGTGGAAGGTGGTGgaaggtggtggtggtagttgGGGTCACGTAAACATTTACAATTCTTGTCGATGCTGTATAATTCTTTTGTGTTAACAGACAGAGTCAACATGAAGAGAATTAACttactaaattaattactcCTATAACCCATGTCATCCCCTGTAGGAGACGGATACCAGTGCCGTATGCAGCACACAGCACAAGGAGCAGCACACAGCACAAGGAGCAACTCGACGGTTTCCCCGACCAAGGTAGCCATATTGGCCCAAAACATACTGTCTGTATGCTGCTTTCCGATAGCCGGCAGAAGAATAGTCTGGACGCAGGTTTAATACGTCAGCACGATATCTAATGTTAAGTTGAAGAACATCTGGATCTAGGACCGTTGAACGGAAATACTGCTGGGTACTGGTAAAGTTAACAAGGCCACAACACACGTTCTCCCTGGCTGTGTAGTTATATTGTGTTCTTTATACTTTTAATAGTGCTTACAACATATGGAATAATTATAGAAAAATCATTGTAATATAGTTTATATTGAACAAAGAAACGTACATCATGCAGATATCAACTCACCCTGACTTCATCTCCCGAATAGAAGCGCTCCCTCGGAGAAAGCTGACGATGGACAGCACTCGCAGATGACGGATCATTTGTGGCGTCAGCCTATATTTACAGGGGTTTTGGAGTTCCAATTTGTACACTCGCCTATATCAACCTACCCTATTTGTGTAACACGTGCGGCTACAGTTACACAAAGGCGTGCAGTTGGTCTTGTTTGCCTTGCAAACGCATCCACGACCACTTGACCGCGCTCTGGCACACTTGCTCTTCTTAGTGCAACCACAAATCACCATGAACCACGCAATTTTACTGCACACCGAAGGGGGCCCAGTCGTAaaaactggactcaactgtaacttcgcATTCCATTTCTCGTTCACTGGATGAGTCTGAATCGCTGTTGCAAGTCACTTCCATCAGGGCAGCCATCGCTTCTTTGCGCAAATGTTAGCGCGCGTTTCTGAAATTTTGCGTTAACGCATATCTCCGAAATATACCTTTAATGACACTTACAGACGTTTCCTCACAAATGCGACAGCTTTCACAGATACAACTTGGAAGGTAATTTTTACACGTGTGAAAGACCGTTCCACTAGTTGCACTGCTCTGCCTATATTTTAAGAGAATCGGCCATGGGTGTTTGCCAATCTAGAGCATAGCCATACAGCTTAATATTGGGTAACTCGGTTTTTTACTCGCGCTGCCTGACGTCgatgtaattaattagctcCACGAACATCGCCGTAAGTTTTGTGATGTAAAAATACCGCATTTTATCGCAGCTGTATTTGAACCATACCCTAATTAATTTGTAACTGGCGCCCGGTTCGTAGATGCCGATGTTCAACACTCATTTGTTGAATACATAACGAATAGCGTCAAAATGAAGAGAATGTGCTTACATGAGATGAGAATTGGATATGCATACCAGCGAAAGCGGAAACGCAATTGTTTCGCTCAGTATCTTCCCGAGAGTCGTCATCGCTCTCAGCAAATGCCCGTGGATGAACTAAGAGGTTACACAAGATTGGATCAAACGTTTTGGGGTCAATATTGGCGGCCTCTTCTAGTTTGGGATGCCCACCGCTGTCACATTATGGCTTCCGTCTTAATACTTATTAACTGTCATTTGTGGTGGCCTGATTTCACCTATACAACATGTTGAAGTGTCGTCAAATATACAAAAATCTTTTCAAAGAAACGTTATAATGAAGGAATGGCGTTAGGTGAAAAATCCTTCACAATGGGAGGTAACTCAAGACCATCTGGCAAGAAAACCATCACACCGAGGGTACAGGAGATTTGGGATGCCATCTCTGTGAAGTCATAACAGAAATAGCTTAAATACCGTTTTCTGCCTCTAGCTGTTAACGTAGAGATCTGAAGATGAAATGATAAACAGCACAAAAGCTAGAGAAGCTGCTGAAGAAGGGTAATTGCTGTAGACACTAAAGAATGTGACAAAAAGGAACTAATGCACGCAGGAGGACACTCCAACGGAAGCCACAGAAGAACTAAAGAGTAGTTAAAGATTTGGACGGCACACGTCAAAAAGACGCAGAAGTCAAGCTGTATTCTTGCGGATTTCTCAACCGATGTCGCGACATCCTGTCGAACGAACTCACCTCCACTGGTGCCTGAATATCTCTGAAACGGCGCGTCAGATTGCAACAGGATATAAACTGTCCGCTCCTGGGGCGCATTTCATTATTATTCCACCAGCTAATCCGGTTGAGCTAGTGGAACTCTACCGGTTCTACAATACACGTACTATATTTCTCcgaacacaacaacacaatcaaaAGATAGAATGCAAGCAACAATGGCTGAAGTGTCCAAGTATCCAAGAACGAGGGTAATAATAAACGTCACAGAGATCTTTGTGCAACAGCCTTCTGACAAAGTAATGCAATCTGCCATGTTTTCATCATACAAACACCATAGCACTGTCTAAGGCCTGATTGGAATTGTATCAACTGGAATGATTAATTTTGTATCGCGTATATATAGTGAATCAATATCTGACGTACAGTTCACTAAAGTGTGTGCTATTCTCAGTAAATTAGAACCTGGCCATGCTGTGATGGCAGGATTGTTGAAAAACAAAACAGCATTAGCGCCATTCTAAATATACGCCCGTTCCTTTCAAAGGAACCCCAACTGACTGCTGGTCAAGTCCTAGTCGGAAGAACTGCATCAGTAAAAATATACGTGGAGAGAGCTACAAAACGCATAAACAACTTTATCATATTACAAAAACCTTGTCCCTATCAATATGTTTCAACTTCTTGACAGTATATTTACTGTCTGCAGCTATTTGTCCAACTTCCTTCAGCCATTCCTTCCACTTGTTGTGACACCATTGGATACCACCAGCTCACACACTTTGGCTACTGAATATATGTCTAGCTGTGAGTCAGTTCATTCTAATCCTAGTTGTGATGAAGATGCACTGGCAAAAACTGCATCTCAGTTGAACATGTCTACTGAGCAACTGGCAGACATCAGACAGTCATGTGATGAATTCACTGCAGCCGCCGACATTGAACAAGCAATACAAGTTCTAATCAACAATATACCAAAATGGTATTCACTTCCTGTGTTTATGTCATACACTCCACATTGCAGCACAAGTACAGTGTGTATATAGAGTTCgtccttaattaactaagactAGACTAACTAAGCTCTTTTACTTGGATTTACAGGCTTAAGCTTCATAATCGGTTTAGTGCTTTGATTTCGAACAGTTTAAGCTGCACAATACTGTTATAGAAGTTGAATAAAGACTTTATGTCATTTGATACGCAATCATGTGGGTCAAGATCAAATGGTAGTCGTGGACAAACTACTTCTCGCAGAAAGCAAAAGTTGCAAAATTTCTCCAATTTAGGAAGGCATCGATGTCTCCAAAAACCACGATCAAATCTGACTCTGTCAATGCAGCAGTTGAAAGTGGTCCATACAACCAAATCACACCTCTCCTTTCCTGCGACTGCCAGTTGCCCTTGTATTTGATAATAGGAGTTGTGATTTTGTTTGAACTTGGGCATACCATGTAAGAGAGTACAGTAGAAGTTCTTTCCATGGCATGCACCTTGGACTGATTTATTCCTGTAGGTATATGGACACTTGATCTCCATTAGGCCTTCCACAAGGGTCTCTGACGGATCAGTAACCAGTGCATCCGAAGATGCTGCAAGCCAGCAGTTATGCAagtcaataaacaaacaacactgGTGACTCTTCTATTCTGGATGTCGTTAGCAAATTGGTTTAGCAGTTGCTTTGTGCCTGGCAGTGCTTTGTGCCCGGCAGTGCTTTCATGAGTTCTTCCCCACACTAGTGCTGGTAAATTTTTGAGTGGTTTGGTGTAGCCAAGTAGTGTTTTAAGAAGATTTGCCGGTGACGAGCTTGTCAGAAGCTTGATTATTTTACCAAAGTTCAAAACTGTGAGACGACGCTGACGGTGCTTGTGCCATTCAACATTTTTCGCTTGCCCTATGGTTTGTTGTTCTATTCGTCTGTTGTTGCATAGTCACAGTTAGAGATTTTCTTGTTTTCACAGAGCCTTTTCAACTCTTCTGTTGCGATACCTCGCAGAACAGCCTGTGCATCTTCATCATATTGCAGTTGTGATAAATCAATTTCTTGTGATGCTAAAAGGATAGAAGGCAAGCTACCAGCACTAGCCGCTGCTTTTGGACTTGTCCCGTCTGTTGGTGTGATTgttccactggtttttgatATAGAATTTTCTCTTGGTAATGTAGATAGTGCTGTTGACACTAATGCTGGCTTTGTTGATCGTGACCTCTGGTGAACTACTGGCAATAGATCTGACAGTGGACTGAATGCACACGAGAAACTTGTAGGAAGCAGTTTTGATCTTATACCTCCATCATTCCGTTGTCTCCACAGATTATCTGTCACCTTTTTGGTATTTCTGCTTTTCTATTGTGGTAGTCGTGGATCAAATGTTGTCACAGATTGAGATGTTCTCTTGATTTTCCCAATTTCATGTTTTGTTGCTATCTTGTATCTCATCTGCAAGTGTTCAACATTGCTCTTTCGTAGCTAAATCCAGTCAAAAGATGTTGAAGTTGAGGCTGATTCAACGATCCACAATAAGTATAGTGCCCATAACGTTGCAGAGACATGTATGCAACTGGGACTCAAACATCTCTTGATTTTTCCAATTTCATGTTTGTTGCTGCCTTCTATCTCATCTGCAAGTGTTCAACATTGCTATTTCGTAGCTAAATCCAGCCACAAGATGTTGAAGTTGAGGTTGATTCAACGATCCACAATAAGTATAGTGCCCATAACGTTGCAGAGACATGTATGCAACTGGGACTCAAACATCTCTTGATTTTTCCAATTTCATGTTTGTTGCTGCCTTCTATCTCATCTGCAAGTGTTCAACATTGCTATTTCGTAGCTAAATCCAGCCACAAGATGTTGAAGTTGAGGTTGATTTAACGATTCACAATGAGTATAGTGCCCATAACGTTGCAGAGACATGTTTGCAACTGGTACTCAAACCAGCCGGGCAGGTGCAATGTGCATGATCCAGACTGAAAAATTATAGTGAATGAAATGTGGCTAGTTCGCTTCTCTTATTATATGAAGTGTACACTACAGACTTGACACAGATGTCTGATGGACCATTAAAAATGCACAGCTACTTGATTAACGTGTCTGGAAATTCAGAGGATATGTCCCCTTGTCAAGGCTCTGAATTTGTCAGTCGTCGGGTGTTGAACTGTGGTCCTTGCCAAAGACGAAAAATCATGTCCACCTTCACTTAAGGGACATACTGCTTAATTGTAGTGAGGCTGACATGCCATGGACATTGTAAAGTCTGTcccagcattaaagtcacaACCGAAAATGGGCAGCTGAGGGGCCACTTTGGAAGATACGGGATTGATACGGGCATCATTGCATAGCTCTTGATTccctttattcaattatggcaACGTGTTGTTGATAGGGTGTATTAGAGAGGAGATACAGCACACTTTAGAAATATAATGAGATAGAGGGTGGAGTTATGTCAATCAACGTTCTCTAAATGCATAGCTTGCCAAATTAGTTTCAACTCTTTAAGATAAAGACTGTAATTGAGACTGAAGTTGATACTCTAATGGACATATAAATTAGCTACCTGCTGTTGCTACACCCTGTACAATACCAAAGGTCAACAGTTAGTCACTTTCTGTATCGCTAACAGTTACTTCAGACTCAGAGCTCGAGGTGTCGCCATGGCCTACTTCTATTACCATTCGCTCAACTAGGTCGTCCCTCAGTCCGTCTACTTCCCAATAGTGTTTCTCCACCTTTTCTCGTACATGTTCCAAACAGCCAGCCCATCGATCTGGTGTGACTTCCTGCATTCCTTCTCTGGCAAGTTGCAAGATGTTCTCCATAGTAAAACCACTGATCCCTGTATTCTTTCTAGCTGCATAACCTTTGACTTGTGCCCATGCGAGCTCTATAGGATTTAGTTCACAGTGACCAACAGGGAGACGCAAACAGCAGTGTCCCTTTTCTTGTGCAAAGACGTCTGTTTGGTATACAGAAACAGGATTGGTTGCCCAAATTAAGAAATATAGTTCAGCTTTTAACATCTTCTTTTCATGACGAATTTTATGCTTTGCAAGCCAGTCTAACATATCCTGTTTTCTGCTTGACTTGGTTGGTATTTTTTCAACAACTGCGTTGTGGTACTTGGCATTATCCAACACAATCACAGATCGAGGTGGACAGTTTGGTAACAGCTTCTCTCTAAACCACTCCatgaaatgtaaaatattCATTTCGTTGTGATAATCGCCTGAGTCTCTTTTGCCAACAAAAATCAGTTCAGCTCCATCAATCCACCCTTGCTCACAACCTGCATGAAGGATTATGAGTCGTTTTCCTTTACCACTAGGAATCTTGAGGCCACCTTTCCCGTCATAGTCTGTCCAGCATTTTGTCACTGTATGGTGCTGATTTAGCCATGTTTCATCAAGGTAGATAATAGGCCTACCTTCTGATCGAAATCGTTTGATTTCTTTCAGGTATTGGGCTCGTGAGGCCACAATGCGGTGCTGTTCGTATAAACATTTTTTTCTGTTCATAGTTTTATGTCGAAAGCCCATTCTGCTAATGATCCTATGCAAACTTGCCCTTGAATATGGAAACTCCTCTTCTTCTACTAGAGCAGCATGGAGTAGTGTTAATGTGGGGAAGACTTTGTCAGTGTAGAATTTATGAATTCTTCTCCTGATTACAGCCTCTTGAAAATTGTCTGTGTACTCTCTAACTGGTCCACTGTGTTCTTTTCTCCCTCTCTTCCTTGGACTTTCAATATGTTCCTTATCTCTATGTTCTCTGCAGATTCTGTAGATTGTTCTCTGGTGCATCCCTGTTGCTTCTGCTACTCTCTGGATCGGTTTGTCCAGAAGGATGGGGCCATCCTCCTTTTCTTTCACAAAGAAATCTCTCACGGAAAGCACAATTGACTTTTCTATACTTCTTATATGTCTTCCTGATTGTGTTGCCATTGGAAAATAGATAGAAATTGCTGGGTTTTTTATAGGCAATGCGTGGGACCTCCAAATGGAATCTCTGGTGACTGCTATAAACTTGTTACGTCACCTGCACTACACAGTCTGTTTCCGGTTTGGATACTGTTATCATTTTGCTTCTGAAAATGCATCTGAGTTCTGATTGACTGCAGACTACTAAGTTAGAACTTGGACTGTAACAGTTATGGGGCTTATTGAGTTCCAACCAGCCGCGTAAAAGAAAATGCGTTGCAATTGTTTTTACACAGCTGCAAAGGACAGATGTCCGCTAATTAGGCAGGCCCTCCCAAGTTGCACACCACATAGATCTACTGAAGAACTTCTTGTAGCCAAGCTACTGTAGCTAAAAGATTTGGATGTTGTGGGTACGTACAGGGAACACTTACTTATCTAGTACCTGTGTTAGTTTACCTGGAGGGGATAGTAAACTGAGGCTAACTGGATCtataattgattgttgcaaCAACATTGCATATGGTCCTTACAAGGTGCAGGGTTTCCTCAGCCACTCCCAAGTTACTCCCCCAAACCCGTTATGACTTTAATTCTGAGACAGACTTTAGTTGTGGTACAGCTGCAGGTACCACATTTGGACTGGGCTGATCTTGGACTAACTAGTAAGCTCCTATTGCAATAGCGTTTTCGATTCTACATACCCATGCAACGCAGCTGCAGAAAAGACATTCTGCCTTGAACATTACCGAAATTTCTTGCATACCTttctgtcagttgtttgtttcCTCCTACCCTCACACTCTGATGACTAACAATCATGCTGTGACTGGCCAACTATTGTTTAATTTCGACTACACTAAACTGCACAACCGCTTTTCCAAACACATTCTCGACAGGGTGCTTGTGAGCCATGAGAAAGGTCAGTGCAAGCAAATAATATTAATACGTAAGTAGGAGCAAGAGCCGACGCTGCAAAAAATCGCTCTTTATGCAAACGTGGGATAGTGGTCCTGACAACCATGTAAGGTAAGACACTAACACGCAATCCTGTCTGGAGTATGTGCTATGTTTATGGCTATGGCTACAGCAAGACAACGTCAGTGCTAGGAGAATCATAATCCTCAGCTTGCACTACATGTCCAAACATCGGCCAGATCAACTAACAGAGATCAACGCTGCATGCGAGCAATGGATTATGTGTAGCTATACGCGAAATTACTACACTATCAATACTCATACAAATCGAAAGAAGTTCCATTGTTTGTAGGAAACGTCCTGTTCCCAGGTTTTGCAAAGTAATATGCACTGTGCCACTCGAAAATGAGACGCTAAACGCTTTATTTGTCCTACCGCAGCTTTCTATAGAAGGTATTGATTTAAATCGCACGAATGCGCATAAAGACTATTAATACAGatataattttgtttattgcttTCCCGTTAGAATTGCATTACGAGCAAAAGCAGTCTATACAAGAACATGAGTTGTATGGAGTATGTTAAATAGAGTAATCGCAGGTCGTCTTGTGTTAACTGCTTCAATGAATTTCAGCGGCAATCCTGCCATAAACGGAAGTAGTGGCGTCAACGCTTTGAGATCTATCTGACATCGACAGCTAGACAGCGGGCGGAGAATGGAGTAAAGATTTCTGTCCGTCTCCATGCTTTGGAACCCAAGGGCATCAAAGTATATAATAGTCTGATGATGACGGAAGACAAGAAGAAGAGCTTCTTCGCTGTGATGGAACTATTCCATAAACACTTTGTTCCGAAGCGGAATGTTACATATGAGCGAAACAAGTCCTTTACAAGTAATGAAGGACAAGATGAGTTAATCGATTAATATATCTGATTTTTCCTTCTCACACAAAAGGAATATTCTGAGAATTTGACGTCTTCCGGGACTCCCTCGTAAGTGATGCCCAGGCGTATGAAGTTTCACCCTCGCCAGACAGCGATTTCTTCGCATGAGCGACATAGACTTGGAGAAGGTCATTGGGATTTGCAGGGCTGCAAGTCTCAAAACAACAGCGACCTATGGTAGGTAACAGCAATCGAATTGTCGAGGCTGTCAAAGGTTGCTATAAACAGGAGAAACAGCCTATGACTCGGTCATACTGGAGGAGGCATGTGAACTCGTGTTCTCGCTGTGACAGTTTACATGGTTCTGGATACTGCCCAGCATCGGGGAAGGCACGTCATTTTATGTAAAGGGCGGAGCCGTTTCGATAGAATGAGTTGCACGATGTCTAGGACGGTTCGTGCTCAACAGTCCACAGCGACTTCTCAAACCGAGCCGGAACTATCACAACACGCAGAGATCAGGAACATTAGTAAGGGCCCGGTCACACTACGTCAGGATTGGCGGCGACGTTTGCTTTAGGGCGGTCACACTTGCTTTTCTCATGACGTTATCTAAACGTAACGTGAACGCCACTGTAAACGTGAACGTGGTGTTGACTCCCACGTTCACGTCGGCGTTGATGTACATACCTACGTTGCGTGGGCGTTTTTGTAGTGTCGGAAGGTGCTATTGTCACTGTTGTCACCTTCGCGTACGTCTGCAACACTCATTCTAGGGTATTTGACCTACTGAGACTTTGCAATTGGTTCATTTGTTGTGCCGTTGTGTCATGATGCTGACAAGCAGAGATAGTAAACGCTGGTTTTTCGTTTTTCTGCTGTCCTCGTCTGGCGTACCGCGAGCTGAAATACCATCATATGACAACTTTCTTCGCTATGGTTTCCGATTTACATCTGTGAAGACCGGGTTTCCTAGGAAATTGATGCCGCCTTCTGTTTTGCACTGCATGGATATGTGGATGAATCCCTATGTGTGGCAATTAGTGAAGCAGCTCAGGCGTCAGCGACGATTTTGGACAGCACCTAGAGGTGCTGGATTTTGGGAGAAAGATGTGCAAGGTACGTGGAG of the Corticium candelabrum chromosome 7, ooCorCand1.1, whole genome shotgun sequence genome contains:
- the LOC134181744 gene encoding uncharacterized protein LOC134181744, with translation MATQSGRHIRSIEKSIVLSVRDFFVKEKEDGPILLDKPIQRVAEATGMHQRTIYRICREHRDKEHIESPRKRGRKEHSGPVREYTDNFQEAVIRRRIHKFYTDKVFPTLTLLHAALVEEEEFPYSRASLHRIISRMGFRHKTMNRKKCLYEQHRIVASRAQYLKEIKRFRSEGRPIIYLDETWLNQHHTVTKCWTDYDGKGGLKIPSGKGKRLIILHAGCEQGWIDGAELIFVGKRDSGDYHNEMNILHFMEWFREKLLPNCPPRSVIVLDNAKYHNAVVEKIPTKSSRKQDMLDWLAKHKIRHEKKMLKAELYFLIWATNPVSVYQTDVFAQEKGHCCLRLPVGHCELNPIELAWAQVKGYAARKNTGISGFTMENILQLAREGMQEVTPDRWAGCLEHVREKVEKHYWEVDGLRDDLVERMVIEVGHGDTSSSESEVTVSDTESD